A genomic stretch from Microbacterium proteolyticum includes:
- a CDS encoding HEAT repeat domain-containing protein — translation MISPDEAELVARLGSLGYDVEHVSDLRHLGVRYDDAYPFLLSALQSTDDESLREWCIRSLSLPWIGDDVVDVLVDQFLKTSRNETRGEWDKWTIGNALWYSWRDSYFDTYRSLAEERQYGRSREMIVLGFEKTRLKSQAVPVLLGLLNDETVSGHAVSALAKLGQEEARSALEEASTDSRRWVRNAAKRGVVKLDKLAAKRRAVGGDTARK, via the coding sequence GTGATTTCTCCTGATGAAGCTGAGCTCGTCGCGCGCCTCGGTAGCCTCGGCTACGACGTTGAGCACGTGTCAGACTTGCGGCACCTCGGTGTGAGATACGACGACGCTTATCCTTTCCTCCTTTCAGCGCTGCAGTCGACGGACGATGAAAGCTTGCGAGAGTGGTGCATTCGTTCCCTGAGTCTGCCGTGGATAGGCGACGACGTGGTGGATGTCCTCGTGGATCAATTTCTCAAGACCAGTCGCAACGAGACCCGGGGTGAATGGGACAAGTGGACGATAGGGAATGCGTTGTGGTATTCGTGGCGAGACTCCTATTTCGACACCTATCGCTCTCTCGCAGAGGAACGGCAGTACGGCCGGTCTCGGGAGATGATCGTTCTCGGCTTCGAGAAGACTCGGCTGAAGAGCCAGGCGGTGCCGGTCCTTCTCGGGCTCCTGAATGACGAAACCGTCAGCGGCCATGCCGTGTCGGCGTTGGCCAAGTTGGGTCAGGAGGAGGCGCGTTCAGCGCTCGAAGAGGCCTCGACCGATAGCCGTCGTTGGGTGCGCAATGCCGCAAAGCGAGGCGTGGTGAAGCTCGACAAGTTGGCCGCCAAAAGACGCGCCGTCGGTGGCGACACCGCAC